The Streptococcus toyakuensis genome has a window encoding:
- a CDS encoding LacI family DNA-binding transcriptional regulator: MVAKLTDVAKLAGVSPTTVSRVINKKGYLSEKTIQKVNEAMRELGYKPNNLARSLQGKSAKLIGLIFPNISNVFYAELIDKLEHQLFKNGYKTIICNSEHDSEKEREYIEMLEANQVDGIISGSHNLGIEDYNRVTAPIISFDRNLSPDIPVVSSDNYAGGVLAAQTLLKTGAQSIIMITGNDNSNSPTGLRHAGFASVLPKAPIINVSSDFSPVRKEMEIKNILTHQKPDAIFASDDLTAILVIKIAQELGISVPEELKIIGYDGTYFIENYYPQLATIKQPLEEIACLTVDLLLQKIEGKEVATTGYFLPVTLLPGKSI; the protein is encoded by the coding sequence ATGGTCGCAAAACTAACTGATGTCGCCAAACTTGCAGGCGTCAGCCCTACTACCGTTTCTCGGGTTATCAACAAAAAAGGTTATCTCTCTGAAAAAACCATTCAAAAGGTTAATGAAGCCATGCGGGAATTGGGCTATAAGCCCAACAACCTAGCTCGTAGTCTGCAAGGAAAATCAGCTAAGTTAATCGGCTTGATTTTCCCAAATATTTCCAACGTTTTCTATGCAGAATTGATTGATAAGCTAGAACACCAACTCTTCAAAAATGGTTATAAGACCATCATCTGCAACAGTGAGCACGATTCTGAAAAGGAACGTGAATACATCGAAATGTTAGAAGCCAATCAGGTGGACGGCATCATTTCGGGTAGTCACAACTTGGGAATAGAAGACTACAATCGTGTGACAGCACCGATTATTTCCTTTGACCGAAACCTGTCTCCAGATATTCCCGTCGTCTCCTCTGACAACTATGCTGGCGGGGTCCTTGCTGCCCAGACCTTGCTTAAGACAGGCGCCCAGTCTATCATCATGATTACTGGGAATGACAATTCTAACTCACCAACCGGACTACGCCACGCTGGTTTTGCATCTGTACTCCCAAAAGCTCCTATTATCAATGTTTCCAGTGACTTTTCTCCTGTCAGAAAAGAAATGGAAATCAAGAATATCTTGACCCATCAAAAACCAGATGCCATCTTTGCTTCGGATGATTTGACCGCTATTCTAGTCATTAAAATTGCTCAGGAACTGGGAATTTCTGTACCAGAAGAGCTTAAAATCATCGGCTATGATGGGACCTACTTTATCGAGAATTACTACCCTCAACTGGCTACTATTAAGCAACCCTTGGAAGAGATTGCCTGCCTCACTGTTGACCTCCTCTTACAAAAGATTGAAGGCAAGGAAGTCGCAACAACTGGTTACTTTTTACCAGTTACACTATTACCAGGAAAAAGTATTTAA
- a CDS encoding hydroxymethylglutaryl-CoA reductase, degradative, whose amino-acid sequence MKISWNGFSKKSYQERLELLKAQALLSPERQASLEQDEQMSVTVADQLSENVVGTFSLPYSLVPEVLVNGQEYTVPYVTEEPSVVAAASYASKIIKRAGGFAAQVHERRMIGQVALYQVDDPEQAQAKIASKKAELLELANQAYPSIVKRGGGARDLHVEQIKGETDFLVVYLHVDTQEAMGANMLNTMLEALKPVLEELSQGQSLMGILSNYATDSLVTASCRIAFRYLSRQKDQGRDIAEKIALASQFAQADPYRATTHNKGIFNGIDAILIATGNDWRAIEAGAHAFASRDGHYQGLSQWTLDLEREELVGEMTLPMPVATKGGSIGLNPRVALSHELLGNPSAKELAQLIVSIGLAQNFAALKALVSTGIQQGHMKLQAKSLALFAGASESEVAPLVERLIADKTFNLETAQRYLENLRS is encoded by the coding sequence ATGAAGATAAGTTGGAATGGATTTTCTAAAAAATCATACCAAGAGCGCCTCGAGCTGTTAAAAGCTCAGGCGCTCCTTAGTCCTGAGAGACAAGCGAGTCTGGAGCAGGATGAACAGATGAGTGTGACTGTGGCAGACCAGCTGAGTGAGAATGTAGTGGGAACTTTTTCTCTGCCTTATTCGCTGGTCCCAGAGGTTCTCGTTAACGGTCAGGAATACACAGTTCCCTATGTGACAGAAGAACCGTCCGTGGTTGCTGCGGCCAGCTATGCCAGTAAAATCATCAAGCGTGCAGGTGGCTTTGCTGCTCAGGTTCATGAGCGCCGGATGATTGGTCAGGTAGCCCTTTATCAAGTTGATGATCCTGAACAAGCGCAAGCTAAGATTGCCAGCAAGAAGGCTGAACTCTTGGAGCTTGCTAATCAAGCCTATCCTTCTATCGTTAAACGTGGAGGTGGGGCGCGTGATTTGCATGTAGAGCAGATCAAAGGTGAAACAGACTTTCTCGTTGTTTATCTCCATGTCGATACCCAGGAAGCCATGGGAGCCAATATGCTCAACACCATGCTGGAAGCCTTGAAACCAGTCTTAGAAGAACTCAGTCAGGGACAGAGTCTCATGGGTATTCTGTCCAACTACGCAACTGATTCTCTGGTGACGGCAAGTTGTCGCATCGCTTTTCGCTACTTGAGCCGCCAAAAGGATCAAGGACGAGACATTGCGGAGAAAATTGCGTTGGCTAGCCAATTTGCGCAAGCTGATCCTTATCGAGCCACTACCCACAATAAAGGGATTTTTAATGGAATTGATGCAATTTTGATTGCCACTGGTAATGACTGGCGTGCCATCGAAGCCGGGGCCCATGCCTTTGCCAGTCGAGATGGACATTACCAAGGTCTTAGTCAATGGACGCTGGACCTTGAAAGAGAAGAATTGGTCGGTGAGATGACCCTGCCCATGCCTGTAGCGACCAAGGGTGGCTCTATCGGCCTTAACCCTCGTGTAGCCCTCAGTCATGAGCTGCTGGGAAATCCTTCTGCCAAAGAATTAGCCCAGCTTATCGTGTCTATCGGACTTGCCCAAAACTTTGCGGCCCTCAAAGCCTTGGTGAGTACAGGGATTCAGCAAGGCCACATGAAATTGCAGGCCAAATCCTTGGCACTTTTCGCAGGTGCTAGTGAATCCGAGGTAGCTCCCCTAGTCGAGCGCCTCATCGCAGATAAAACCTTTAACTTAGAGACTGCCCAGCGTTATCTAGAAAACTTAAGATCATAA
- a CDS encoding hydroxymethylglutaryl-CoA synthase, with translation MTIGIDKIGFATSQYVLKLQDLAEARGIDPEKLSKGLLLKELSIAPLTEDIVTLAASASDSILTEQEREEIDMVIVATESGIDQSKAAAVFVHGLLGIQPFARSFEIKEACYGATAALHYAKLHVENSPESKVLVIASDIAKYGIETPGEPTQGAGSVAMLITQNPRIMAFNNDNVAQTRDIMDFWRPNYSTTPYVNGVYSTQQYLDSLKTTWLEYQKRYQLTLDDFAAVCFHLPYPKLALKGLKKIMDKSLSQEKKDLLQKHFDQSILYSQKVGNIYTGSLFLGLLSLLENTDSLKAGDKIALYSYGSGAVAEFFSGELVEGYEAYLDKDRLNKLNQRTALSVADYEKVFFEEVDLDETNSAQFAGYENQDFALVEIVDHQRSYSKVEK, from the coding sequence ATGACAATCGGTATTGATAAGATTGGTTTTGCGACCAGTCAATATGTCTTGAAATTACAAGACTTAGCAGAAGCGAGGGGAATTGACCCTGAAAAATTAAGCAAAGGACTCTTACTCAAGGAATTGAGTATTGCGCCCCTAACTGAGGATATCGTGACCTTGGCGGCCAGTGCAAGTGATTCTATTTTAACTGAGCAAGAAAGAGAAGAAATTGACATGGTCATTGTTGCTACCGAGTCAGGAATTGACCAGAGTAAAGCTGCGGCCGTCTTTGTGCATGGTTTGCTGGGCATCCAGCCTTTTGCTCGTAGTTTCGAGATTAAAGAAGCCTGCTATGGAGCGACAGCGGCCCTTCATTATGCCAAATTGCATGTGGAAAATTCTCCAGAGTCCAAGGTCTTGGTCATCGCAAGCGATATTGCCAAATATGGTATTGAAACTCCAGGAGAACCAACTCAGGGTGCTGGAAGTGTAGCTATGTTGATTACACAAAATCCACGCATTATGGCCTTTAATAATGACAATGTAGCTCAGACCCGTGACATCATGGATTTCTGGCGTCCAAATTACTCGACAACTCCTTATGTAAATGGTGTTTATTCTACCCAACAATATCTAGATAGTTTGAAAACGACTTGGCTCGAATATCAAAAACGCTACCAGCTTACTTTGGATGATTTTGCAGCTGTTTGTTTCCATTTGCCTTACCCTAAATTAGCCTTAAAAGGCTTGAAAAAAATCATGGATAAGAGCCTGTCTCAAGAGAAAAAAGACCTCTTGCAAAAGCATTTTGACCAGTCTATTCTCTACAGTCAAAAGGTGGGGAATATCTATACAGGTTCACTTTTCCTTGGACTTTTGTCTCTCTTAGAAAATACAGATAGCCTGAAGGCTGGAGATAAAATTGCCCTTTATAGTTACGGAAGTGGTGCTGTGGCTGAGTTCTTCAGTGGTGAATTGGTTGAAGGATATGAAGCTTATCTGGATAAAGACCGTTTGAACAAGCTCAACCAACGAACTGCCCTGTCTGTTGCAGACTATGAAAAAGTCTTCTTTGAGGAAGTAGACTTAGATGAAACAAATTCTGCCCAGTTTGCTGGCTATGAAAATCAAGATTTTGCCTTGGTTGAAATTGTTGACCACCAACGCAGTTATAGCAAGGTTGAAAAATAA
- a CDS encoding threonine/serine exporter family protein has product MTLTTFLLQAVASLLAIITFLIVLNVQRSMLLPGGILGMAVWLIYLLLKEPTNVIVATFIAAIIGSCVSQILSILYKTPAVVFILAILAPLVPGYLSYRTTAFFVTGDYSHAIASATLVVMLALVISIGMASGTVILRLYSYLRKQHNG; this is encoded by the coding sequence ATGACACTAACAACCTTTTTATTACAAGCAGTAGCAAGTCTTCTTGCCATTATCACTTTTTTAATCGTACTCAATGTTCAACGTTCTATGCTCTTACCAGGAGGGATTTTGGGCATGGCTGTCTGGCTAATCTATCTCTTGCTCAAGGAACCGACCAATGTTATTGTGGCTACCTTTATTGCGGCTATTATTGGTTCTTGTGTCAGCCAGATTTTAAGTATTCTTTATAAGACTCCTGCTGTGGTCTTTATCTTGGCCATCTTGGCACCACTGGTTCCGGGATACCTTTCTTATCGGACAACTGCCTTTTTTGTGACGGGAGATTACAGTCATGCCATTGCTAGTGCAACCTTGGTTGTTATGCTGGCTTTGGTGATTTCCATTGGAATGGCTAGTGGAACCGTGATTCTTAGACTTTATTCTTACTTAAGAAAACAGCATAATGGTTAG
- a CDS encoding threonine/serine exporter family protein, whose product MEESRELNAVIDLIMLAGTILLKSGSEIHRVEDTMIRIAHSQGIVDCNVLAMPAAIFFSIENTNISRMKRVTSSSYNIEKVCDVNQISRQLVGGNLDLKTAFKQLKALQAQPLPYTKLQVTLAATFSAPFFSIMFSGNIYDALGAGVATLFGFAFSLYVEKFIRIPFVTSFAGAFVFGMIAQFWARYTGFPSTADLIIAGAVMPFVPGIALTNAVRDIMTNHINSGMSKMFESLLITLALGAGTSVALVLMN is encoded by the coding sequence ATGGAAGAATCAAGAGAATTAAATGCCGTCATCGATCTGATTATGTTAGCTGGAACCATTCTTCTCAAAAGTGGCTCAGAGATTCATCGTGTAGAAGATACCATGATTCGGATTGCGCATTCGCAGGGGATTGTGGATTGCAATGTTCTTGCCATGCCTGCTGCCATCTTTTTCTCCATTGAAAATACCAATATTTCGCGAATGAAACGCGTGACCTCATCTTCTTATAACATCGAAAAAGTCTGTGATGTGAACCAAATTTCTCGTCAGTTGGTAGGAGGAAATCTTGATTTAAAGACAGCCTTCAAGCAATTGAAGGCCTTGCAAGCCCAACCCCTTCCTTATACTAAGTTGCAGGTAACTTTGGCTGCAACCTTTAGTGCTCCTTTCTTTTCGATTATGTTTAGTGGAAATATCTACGACGCACTTGGGGCAGGAGTGGCTACCTTATTTGGTTTTGCCTTTTCCCTCTATGTAGAGAAGTTTATCCGAATTCCCTTTGTGACATCCTTTGCTGGAGCCTTTGTTTTTGGGATGATAGCCCAGTTTTGGGCTCGCTACACAGGCTTTCCTTCAACGGCAGATTTGATTATAGCTGGTGCGGTCATGCCGTTTGTACCAGGGATTGCCTTGACCAATGCGGTTCGTGATATTATGACCAACCACATAAACTCTGGTATGAGTAAGATGTTTGAATCCCTGCTCATTACCCTTGCTTTAGGGGCGGGAACTTCTGTCGCCTTGGTATTGATGAATTAA
- the pknB gene encoding Stk1 family PASTA domain-containing Ser/Thr kinase, with the protein MIQIGKIFAGRYRIIKQIGRGGMADVYLAKDLILDGEEVAVKVLRTNYQTDPIAVARFQREARAMADLDHPHIVRITDIGEEDGQQYLAMEYVAGLDLKRYIKEHHPLSNEEAVRIMGQILLAMRLAHTRGIVHRDLKPQNILLTPDGTAKVTDFGIAVAFAETSLTQTNSMLGSVHYLSPEQARGSKATVQSDIYAMGIIFYEMLTGHIPYDGDSAVTIALQHFQKPLPSVIAENPSVPQALENVVIKATAKKLTDRYQSVAEMYVDLSSSLSYNRRNEPKLVFNDTTKADTKTLPKVPQSTLTSIPKVQTQSPKPQTAKPSQQASEDNYATKPVKKRKFRVRYMILLASIVLVAASLIWILSRTPATIAIPNVAGQTVAEAKETLKKANFEIGDEKSEASEKVEEGRIIRTDPDAGTGRKEGTKINLVVSSGKQSFQLSNYIGRKSTDVIAELKQKKVPENLIKIEEEESSESEEGTVLRQSPSAGTTYDLSKASTITLTIAKKVTSVAMPSYIGSSLEFTKNNLVQIVGIKEANIEVVEVTTAPSGTAEGTVVEQSPRAGEKVDLNKTRIKISIYKPKTPPSTSSSAPAQRGNQGSTTTPSQGNQQGNQRGDTHSTNQSSSEGSHENSRN; encoded by the coding sequence ATGATCCAAATCGGCAAGATTTTTGCCGGGCGGTATCGGATTATCAAACAAATTGGTCGAGGAGGCATGGCAGATGTATACTTGGCCAAGGATTTGATTCTAGACGGGGAAGAAGTGGCAGTAAAGGTCCTGAGGACCAACTACCAAACAGATCCCATTGCAGTGGCTCGTTTTCAGCGTGAAGCGAGAGCCATGGCAGATCTGGACCATCCTCATATCGTTCGGATTACAGATATTGGTGAGGAAGACGGTCAACAGTACTTAGCTATGGAGTACGTAGCAGGACTTGACCTCAAACGCTATATCAAGGAACACCATCCTCTTTCAAATGAAGAAGCGGTCCGAATCATGGGACAAATCCTCTTGGCTATGCGCTTAGCCCATACTAGAGGCATTGTTCACCGCGATTTGAAACCTCAAAATATCCTCTTGACACCAGATGGGACTGCCAAAGTCACAGATTTTGGGATTGCGGTAGCCTTTGCTGAGACGAGTCTGACTCAGACCAACTCTATGCTGGGCTCGGTTCATTACTTGTCACCAGAGCAGGCGCGTGGTTCTAAAGCGACTGTACAGAGTGATATCTATGCCATGGGGATCATCTTTTATGAGATGTTGACAGGACATATCCCTTACGATGGGGATAGTGCAGTGACCATCGCCCTCCAGCATTTCCAAAAACCATTGCCATCGGTTATAGCTGAGAATCCATCTGTGCCTCAGGCTTTAGAGAATGTTGTCATCAAGGCAACTGCCAAGAAATTGACAGATCGTTATCAGTCAGTTGCAGAGATGTATGTGGACTTGTCTAGTAGTTTGTCTTATAATCGTCGCAATGAGCCTAAATTGGTGTTTAATGATACCACTAAGGCTGACACCAAGACTCTTCCTAAAGTTCCACAAAGTACCTTGACTTCGATTCCTAAGGTGCAAACACAAAGTCCAAAGCCACAGACTGCGAAGCCGAGTCAACAGGCTTCAGAGGACAATTACGCAACCAAGCCTGTTAAGAAACGGAAATTTAGAGTTCGCTATATGATTTTGTTGGCCAGCATTGTATTGGTGGCAGCTTCTCTTATTTGGATACTATCCAGAACTCCTGCAACCATTGCCATTCCAAATGTGGCAGGTCAGACAGTGGCGGAAGCCAAGGAAACCCTCAAGAAAGCCAATTTTGAGATTGGCGATGAGAAATCAGAGGCTAGTGAAAAGGTGGAAGAAGGGCGGATTATCCGTACAGATCCTGACGCTGGAACTGGTCGAAAAGAAGGAACGAAAATCAATTTGGTTGTCTCATCAGGTAAGCAATCTTTCCAATTGAGCAATTATATCGGCCGTAAATCGACCGATGTTATCGCAGAACTCAAGCAGAAGAAGGTACCTGAAAATCTCATCAAGATAGAGGAAGAAGAATCAAGCGAGAGTGAAGAAGGAACAGTTCTTAGACAGAGCCCGTCAGCTGGAACAACTTATGATTTGAGTAAGGCCTCAACAATCACTTTAACTATTGCTAAGAAAGTAACCAGCGTTGCTATGCCAAGTTATATAGGATCTAGTCTTGAATTTACTAAAAATAATCTCGTTCAAATTGTCGGTATTAAAGAAGCCAACATTGAAGTTGTAGAAGTTACCACAGCTCCTTCCGGAACTGCTGAAGGTACCGTTGTTGAACAGAGTCCAAGAGCGGGTGAAAAGGTAGATTTGAATAAGACACGCATCAAGATTTCAATTTACAAACCGAAAACACCGCCGTCAACATCATCATCAGCACCAGCCCAACGTGGAAACCAAGGTTCTACTACAACACCAAGTCAGGGGAACCAGCAAGGAAATCAACGAGGAGATACTCATTCTACTAATCAATCAAGTAGTGAGGGAAGCCACGAAAATTCACGTAATTAA
- a CDS encoding Stp1/IreP family PP2C-type Ser/Thr phosphatase, translating into MEISLLTDVGQKRTNNQDYVNHFINRAGRPMIILADGMGGHRAGNIASEMAVTDLGVAWVDTQIDTVNEVREWFANNLEIENQKINQLGQDEAYKGMGTTLEAVAIIGNQAIYAHIGDSRIGLIRGEEYHQLTSDHSLVNELLKAGQLTPEEAASHPQKNIITQSIGQKDEVQPDFGMITLELGDYLLLNSDGLTNMISGSEICDIVTSDIPLADKTATLVRFANNAGGLDNITVALVSMNEEDEE; encoded by the coding sequence ATGGAAATTTCATTATTAACAGATGTTGGTCAGAAACGAACAAATAACCAAGACTATGTCAACCATTTTATTAATCGTGCAGGACGTCCAATGATTATCCTAGCTGATGGGATGGGAGGTCATCGCGCGGGGAATATCGCTAGTGAAATGGCGGTAACAGACCTAGGTGTAGCTTGGGTAGATACTCAAATCGATACGGTTAATGAAGTGCGTGAATGGTTTGCTAACAACCTTGAGATTGAAAATCAAAAGATTAACCAATTGGGACAAGATGAAGCCTATAAAGGAATGGGAACAACTCTCGAGGCTGTTGCTATTATTGGCAATCAGGCTATCTATGCCCACATTGGGGATTCTCGTATCGGTTTGATTCGTGGAGAAGAATACCACCAGTTAACAAGCGACCATTCTTTGGTCAATGAATTGCTCAAGGCTGGTCAATTGACACCTGAAGAAGCAGCTAGCCACCCACAGAAAAATATTATTACCCAGTCAATTGGTCAAAAAGATGAAGTTCAGCCTGATTTCGGAATGATTACCCTTGAGCTAGGTGACTATCTCTTGCTCAATAGTGATGGTTTGACCAACATGATTTCAGGCAGTGAGATTTGTGATATTGTAACCAGTGATATTCCTTTGGCAGATAAAACAGCGACGCTCGTGCGTTTTGCTAACAATGCAGGAGGTTTAGACAATATTACGGTTGCCCTTGTTTCTATGAACGAGGAGGATGAAGAATGA
- the rsmB gene encoding 16S rRNA (cytosine(967)-C(5))-methyltransferase RsmB: MTKVETARSLALAVLVDVFINQAYSNIALNKHLKGSQLSAADKGLVTELVYGTVARKLTLEWYLSHFIEDRDQLDSWLYVLLLMSAYQLRYLNKIPDHAVVNEAVELAKVRKKGSEKLVNAVLRRILREGWPDIASIKRKNKRDSIAYSLPVWLVAKLKEEYGEERAQAIFESLLVRNKASIRVTDLGRKEEIQALLEASASPLSVSGLVKEQGHFAGHDLFSEGAITIQDESSQLVAPTLDLKGHEQVLDACAAPGGKTAHIASYLTTGQVTALDLYDHKLDLIQENAQRLGVADRIQRQKLDARKVHEFFGQDSFDKILVDAPCSGIGLLRRKPDIKYNKETADFASLQEIQLEILGSVCQTLRKGGIITYSTCTIVSEENFQVVQAFLESHPEFEQVTLEHECKDIMKDGCILITPELYGSDGFFISQFRKISD, encoded by the coding sequence GTGACTAAAGTAGAAACGGCTAGAAGTTTAGCTCTAGCGGTATTAGTGGATGTTTTTATCAATCAAGCATACTCAAATATCGCCTTAAATAAGCATCTCAAAGGGAGTCAACTTTCGGCAGCAGACAAGGGCTTGGTGACAGAGCTGGTCTATGGAACGGTAGCCCGTAAACTGACTCTGGAATGGTACCTATCCCACTTTATCGAAGACAGAGACCAGTTAGATAGTTGGCTTTATGTCCTTCTTCTCATGAGTGCCTACCAGCTCCGCTATTTGAACAAGATTCCAGACCATGCTGTGGTTAATGAAGCAGTGGAACTGGCCAAAGTCCGTAAAAAGGGCAGTGAAAAATTAGTCAACGCCGTCCTTCGCCGTATCTTGCGTGAAGGCTGGCCAGATATTGCTAGCATCAAACGAAAAAACAAGCGTGATTCCATTGCCTATTCTCTCCCAGTTTGGCTAGTTGCCAAGCTCAAGGAAGAATACGGAGAGGAGCGAGCGCAAGCTATTTTTGAAAGTCTTTTGGTGCGTAACAAAGCCAGCATTCGTGTAACAGACTTAGGACGAAAAGAGGAAATCCAAGCCTTGTTGGAGGCCAGTGCTTCACCTTTGTCTGTTTCTGGTCTGGTTAAGGAGCAAGGCCACTTTGCGGGACATGACCTATTTTCAGAGGGGGCTATTACTATCCAAGACGAGTCTAGTCAGCTGGTTGCTCCGACGCTTGATTTAAAAGGGCATGAGCAGGTTCTAGATGCCTGTGCGGCTCCGGGTGGGAAAACAGCCCATATAGCCTCTTATCTCACGACAGGTCAGGTTACTGCTCTGGACTTGTACGACCATAAGTTGGACTTAATTCAAGAAAACGCCCAACGTCTAGGGGTTGCAGATCGGATTCAAAGGCAAAAATTGGATGCCAGAAAGGTACATGAGTTTTTTGGTCAGGATTCTTTTGATAAGATTTTGGTGGATGCTCCCTGTTCAGGAATCGGTCTTCTGCGCCGAAAACCAGACATCAAATACAATAAAGAAACGGCAGATTTCGCGTCCTTGCAGGAAATTCAGCTAGAAATATTAGGTAGTGTTTGTCAAACACTACGCAAAGGTGGTATAATAACTTATAGTACCTGTACTATTGTCTCAGAGGAGAACTTTCAAGTCGTACAGGCATTTTTAGAAAGTCATCCTGAATTTGAGCAGGTAACACTAGAACATGAATGTAAGGATATCATGAAAGATGGCTGTATCCTCATTACACCTGAATTGTATGGAAGTGATGGATTCTTCATCAGTCAATTTCGCAAGATATCGGATTAG
- the fmt gene encoding methionyl-tRNA formyltransferase, with protein sequence MTKLIFMGTPDFSATVLKGLLTDDRYEILAVVTQPDRAVGRKKVIQETPVKQAAKEAGLPIYQPEKLSGSPEMEAIMKLGADGIVTAAFGQFLPSKLLDSMDFAVNVHASLLPKHRGGAPIHYALIQGDEEAGVTIMEMVKEMDAGDMISRRSIPITDEDNVGTLFEKLALVGRDLLLDTLPAYIAGDIKPEPQDPSQVTFSPNIKPEEEKLDWTKSNRQLFNQIRGMNPWPVAHTFLKGDRFKIYKALAVEGQGNPGEILSIGKKELIVATAEGALSLQQVQPAGKPKMDIASFLNGVGRTLTVGERFGD encoded by the coding sequence ATGACAAAATTAATCTTTATGGGAACACCCGACTTTTCAGCAACAGTCTTAAAAGGGCTTTTGACAGATGACCGCTATGAGATTCTAGCCGTTGTGACCCAGCCGGACCGTGCTGTTGGGCGAAAAAAAGTGATTCAAGAAACCCCAGTCAAGCAGGCTGCCAAGGAAGCAGGGCTTCCTATTTATCAACCTGAAAAATTATCTGGAAGTCCTGAGATGGAAGCTATTATGAAGCTAGGAGCAGATGGAATTGTGACTGCTGCTTTTGGGCAGTTTCTGCCAAGTAAACTCCTTGATAGCATGGACTTTGCGGTCAATGTTCACGCTTCCCTTCTTCCCAAACACCGTGGTGGTGCGCCTATCCATTATGCCTTGATTCAAGGGGATGAGGAAGCTGGTGTGACCATCATGGAAATGGTGAAGGAAATGGATGCAGGAGATATGATTTCTCGTCGCAGTATTCCGATCACAGATGAGGACAATGTCGGCACCTTGTTTGAGAAATTGGCGCTAGTTGGTCGTGATTTGCTTTTGGATACTTTGCCTGCCTACATTGCTGGTGACATCAAACCTGAGCCACAGGATCCAAGTCAGGTTACTTTCTCGCCAAATATCAAGCCAGAAGAAGAAAAACTAGATTGGACTAAAAGCAATCGTCAACTCTTTAACCAGATCCGTGGGATGAACCCCTGGCCTGTTGCCCATACTTTCCTTAAGGGCGACCGCTTTAAGATTTATAAAGCTCTAGCTGTAGAAGGTCAGGGAAATCCAGGTGAGATTCTCTCTATCGGTAAGAAAGAATTGATTGTCGCAACGGCAGAAGGGGCTCTATCCCTCCAACAAGTGCAGCCAGCTGGTAAACCTAAGATGGACATCGCTTCCTTCCTCAACGGAGTTGGACGTACATTGACTGTAGGAGAACGATTTGGTGACTAA